Genomic segment of Actinomycetes bacterium:
GATCACAGCGCGCGCTGGGTTAGGGTTCGCGAAATTCGGGCATAACGGTCGACCTGGCCGGGTCTGTCCGGCTGTGCCCGGTTTGCCCCCAGCGAGGAGGTCCGACGGCTTGTCCCGGATCCCGGCCCTGCGCCCCCTGCCCGTCCGCCTACTTGCCGCCCTCCTGGTCTACGGGGCTGTCCTGGCCGGGCTGCTAGCGCTGCCGTCGGCCGCCAAGGCCGCCCAGTACGACACCACCTCGGCCGGCTCCCTCGTCGCCGTGATGAACAGCGCCCGCGCCAGCGCCGGGCTGCGACCGCTGACGGTGGACTCCGAGCTGACCTCCGTGGCCAGGGGCTGGACCTCGCGGATGGCCAGTGCCGGCACGCTGTCCCACAACCCGAGCCTGTCCGGCGCTGTGCACGGCTGGACCCTGCTGGGCGAGAACGTCGGCCAGGGCAGCTCCGCCGCCCAGATCGAGGCGGCGTTCATGGCCAGCGCTCCGCACCGGGCCAACATCCTGCGGGCCCAGTTCACCGACGTCGGCGTCGGTGCGGTGCGGGGCAGCGACGGACGGCTGTGGGTGACGGTGGACTTCAAGCGCCGCACCTCCGCCGCCCCCGTGGCGCCCGCCCCGCCGGTCGTCACGGCGCCGACCACCTCGCAGCGGGCGAGCTCCAGCACCAGGACGTCCCGGTCGACGGTGCGCACGGCGGTCCCGAAGGCGGTGTCGGCAGCCAAGCCGGTCGCCGCCAAGCCGGCCGCGGCGACGCCGCCGAAGGTGCTGGTGCGGGTCCCGGTGCGGTTCCCGGGACCGGCGACCGCCCGGCTGGCCAACAGCGCGTTCAACAGCACTCATCACCTGCGTCCGGCCGCCAGCCGGTAATCGGCGCGGGCGGCCTCGCGGTTGGCGGCTAGCATCGCCGTCAGCCGATCCGACTGGGTCGGTTCGACGAGCACCCTGGGAGCCGACCGTGTCCGACGTCCGCATCACCCTCGCCGGAGACGAGCGAACGGTGGCCGCGGGCACGACGACCGCCGACCTGTTCGCGGCCGACCGCTCGGTGGTGGTGGCCCGGGTGAACGGCGAGCTCAAGGACCTCGGGTGCGTGGTCCTCGACGGCGATGTCGTGGACGGCGTGCCGATTGACTCCCCGGACGGCCGGGCCGTGCTTCGGCACTCGACCGCCCACGTGCTGGCCCAGGCTGTGCAGGACCTGTTCCCGCAGGCCCGGCTGGGCATCGGCCCGCCGATCGCGGACGGGTTCTACTACGACTTCGACGTGCCCGAGCCGTTCGTGCCCGAGGACCTCGAACGGCTCAAGAAGCGGATGCAGGGGATCATCAAGTCCGGGCAGCGGTTCTCCCGGCGGGTGGTCAGCGAGGACGGCGCCCGCGTCGAGCTCGCGGCCGAACCGTACAAGCTCGAGCTGGTCGGCCTCAAGGCGGCGCCCGGTGAGGACGTCATGGAGGTCGGCGGCGCCGAGCTGACCATGTACGACAACCTGGACGCGTCGTCTGGGGAGCGGGTCTGGGCCGACCTGTGCCGCGGCCCGCACCTGCCGACCACGCGCACGATCCCGGCGTTCGAGCTGATGCGGGTGGCTGCGGCGTACTGGAGGGGGAGCGAGAAGAACCCCCAGCTGCAGCGCATCTACGGCACCGCATGGGAGAGCCGGGACGCGCTCAAGGCGCACCTGGCGTTCCTCGCCGAGGCCGAGAAGCGGGACCATCGCAAGCTCGGCGCGGAGCTCGACCTGTTCTCGTTCCCCGAGGAGCTGGGGTCCGGCCTCGCGGTCTTCCACCCCAAGGGCGGCGTCGTGAAGCGGGAGATGGAGGACTACGTGCGCCGGCGGCACATCGAGGAGGGCTTCCAGTACGTCGGCACCCCGCACATCTCCAAGCAGGGGCTGTTCGAGACCTCCGGCCACCTGCCCTACTACGCCGACACGATGTACCCGCCCATGGAGATGGAGGGCGCGCACTATTACCTCAAGGCCATGAACTGCCCGATGCACAACCTGATCTTCTCCTCGCGCGGGCGTTCGTACCGCGAGCTGCCGCTGCGGCTGTTCGAGTTCGGGTCGGTCTACCGGTTCGAGAAGTCCGGTGTCGTGCACGGGCTCACCCGGGTGCGTGGCATGACCCAGGACGACTCGCACTCGTACGTGGCGCCAGAGCAGGCCGCCGACGAGATCAAGCACCTGCTCTCGTTCGTGCTCGGGCTGCTCAAGGACTTCGGTCTCAGCGACTTCTACCTCGAGCTGTCGACCCAGGACCCCACCTCAGACAAGTTCATCGGCAGCGACGAGGAGTGGGCGGCCGCCACCGAGGTCTTGGGCACCGCCGCCATCGAGACCGGGCTCGAGCTGGTGCCCGACCCCGGTGGTGCCGCGTTCTACGGGCCGAAGATCTCGGTCCAGGCCCGGGACGCGATCGGCCGGACCTGGCAGATGTCGACGATCCAGTACGACTTCAACCAGCCGGCGCGGTTCGGCCTGGAGTACCAGGCGGCCGACGGCTCGCGGCAGCGCC
This window contains:
- a CDS encoding CAP domain-containing protein; translation: MSRIPALRPLPVRLLAALLVYGAVLAGLLALPSAAKAAQYDTTSAGSLVAVMNSARASAGLRPLTVDSELTSVARGWTSRMASAGTLSHNPSLSGAVHGWTLLGENVGQGSSAAQIEAAFMASAPHRANILRAQFTDVGVGAVRGSDGRLWVTVDFKRRTSAAPVAPAPPVVTAPTTSQRASSSTRTSRSTVRTAVPKAVSAAKPVAAKPAAATPPKVLVRVPVRFPGPATARLANSAFNSTHHLRPAASR
- the thrS gene encoding threonine--tRNA ligase, whose translation is MSDVRITLAGDERTVAAGTTTADLFAADRSVVVARVNGELKDLGCVVLDGDVVDGVPIDSPDGRAVLRHSTAHVLAQAVQDLFPQARLGIGPPIADGFYYDFDVPEPFVPEDLERLKKRMQGIIKSGQRFSRRVVSEDGARVELAAEPYKLELVGLKAAPGEDVMEVGGAELTMYDNLDASSGERVWADLCRGPHLPTTRTIPAFELMRVAAAYWRGSEKNPQLQRIYGTAWESRDALKAHLAFLAEAEKRDHRKLGAELDLFSFPEELGSGLAVFHPKGGVVKREMEDYVRRRHIEEGFQYVGTPHISKQGLFETSGHLPYYADTMYPPMEMEGAHYYLKAMNCPMHNLIFSSRGRSYRELPLRLFEFGSVYRFEKSGVVHGLTRVRGMTQDDSHSYVAPEQAADEIKHLLSFVLGLLKDFGLSDFYLELSTQDPTSDKFIGSDEEWAAATEVLGTAAIETGLELVPDPGGAAFYGPKISVQARDAIGRTWQMSTIQYDFNQPARFGLEYQAADGSRQRPVMIHSAKFGSIERFFGVLVEHYAGAFPPWLAPVQVVGIPITDEHVPYLQEVAERLRAHQVRVEVDTSDDRMQKKIRTAQKQKVPFMLIAGDDDVAKGAVSFRFRDGSQRNGVPVAEAVAEVVAAIRDRIQV